The genomic interval GATCGACGCCCTGCGCCGGGCCCATGCGGCGGGCGCGCGGATGATGTCCCTGTGCACAGGGGCGTTCGCACTCGCCGAGGCGGGGCTGCTCGACGGGCGGCGGGCGACCTCGCACTGGCTGCACAGCGCCCAGCTCGCCACGCGCTACCCGAAGGTGGAGGTCGACGACTCGGTGCTGTACGTGGACGACGGTGACGTCCTCACCAGCGCGGGCGTCACCGCGGGCCTCGACCTGTGTCTGCACCTGGTCCGCCGCGACCTCGGCGCGCACGTCGCCAACCAGTTGGCCCGGCGGATGGTGGTGCCCGCCCACCGACCCGGCGGGCAGGCGCAGTTCATCGACCTGTCGGTGCCGGACACCGACTGCGGGAGCCTCAATCCCGTACTGGACTGGGCCCGCGCGCACCTGGACGAACCGCTGACCGTCGAGGACCTGGCCCGGCGCGCGGCGATGAGCCCGCGCACCCTGCACCGCAAGCTCCAGGCGGCCACCGGCACGACCCCGCTCCAGTGGCTGCTGAACCAGCGCCTGGGCCGGGCCCAGAGCCTCCTCGAATCGACGGACCTGCCGGTCGAGAAGGTGGCGGAGCTGAGCGGCATGGGCACGGCGAACAACCTCCGCCACCACTTCCTCAAGCAGATCGGGGTGTCCCCCAGCGACTACCGGCGGGCCTTCCCGAAGGCGGCCCTGGTGCCGCCGGTGGCCGCCCGCCTGGCGAACTGAACGAGCTACCGCCGGGGTGGGAACGGTACGGGGAGGACGGTCAGGAAGCCTTGGCCGTCACCCCCTCCCACGCCCGCTCGAACATCTCGTGCAGGGGCGCCGTGGGAAGCACCCGCAGGAACGGGGAGAAGATCTGGCCCCTGAACCACGGCCGCACCGCGTACGCGGCCAGCTTGGCGGTCTCCAGCGGCAGGTACGGCGACTTGAGCTCGGTCCACTCCCCGGGGAGGAACAGGGTC from Streptomyces sp. NBC_00237 carries:
- a CDS encoding GlxA family transcriptional regulator, with protein sequence MSAPTPAPVPGPGPGSVAVVVPQDIGVPSWDLYELSIPLTVFGQPPPDLTIPWYDLKLCRSGEAAAEGAGAAPYGMSLRTPYGLDDLVGADTVIVTSVPDPCVEEGRPMDPALIDALRRAHAAGARMMSLCTGAFALAEAGLLDGRRATSHWLHSAQLATRYPKVEVDDSVLYVDDGDVLTSAGVTAGLDLCLHLVRRDLGAHVANQLARRMVVPAHRPGGQAQFIDLSVPDTDCGSLNPVLDWARAHLDEPLTVEDLARRAAMSPRTLHRKLQAATGTTPLQWLLNQRLGRAQSLLESTDLPVEKVAELSGMGTANNLRHHFLKQIGVSPSDYRRAFPKAALVPPVAARLAN